In one Leptospiraceae bacterium genomic region, the following are encoded:
- a CDS encoding class I SAM-dependent methyltransferase: MSLFKITAHPKFPEYYTYCEKTGTCFYIPAKSRSYSNSYFMDEYKAQYKKTYYEDEAALRQLAKRRLAILERFNTKKTNLLEIGSAAGFFLDEAKKIGYKVKGIEISQSEVAYSRDKLGLDAESISFLDYTTDEKFDCIAAFFVLEHFSDQEKVLTKIFSLLNEGGFVFLALPSLYGPTFSTNTDEWFKTHPEDHFADYSPLSLKKVFQYFEAKVLFCEPMSFHVSRDRGIRGRFPFKLFYNSLAKLTSYGDTIQILAKRR, translated from the coding sequence ATGAGTCTATTTAAAATTACAGCCCATCCAAAATTTCCAGAATACTATACATACTGTGAAAAGACGGGCACCTGCTTTTACATTCCTGCTAAGTCACGTAGTTATTCGAACTCGTACTTCATGGATGAATACAAAGCTCAATACAAGAAGACTTATTATGAAGACGAAGCAGCTCTTCGTCAGCTTGCCAAAAGACGTCTGGCAATATTAGAAAGATTTAACACTAAGAAAACTAATCTACTCGAAATCGGCTCTGCGGCTGGATTCTTTTTAGATGAGGCAAAAAAAATCGGCTACAAAGTAAAAGGCATTGAAATATCCCAATCAGAAGTTGCTTATTCTAGAGACAAATTAGGATTAGACGCTGAAAGCATTTCCTTTCTTGATTATACTACTGATGAAAAATTTGACTGTATTGCTGCCTTCTTTGTCCTCGAACATTTTTCCGATCAAGAAAAAGTTCTAACTAAAATTTTCTCTCTTTTGAACGAAGGCGGCTTTGTTTTTCTTGCTCTGCCTTCTCTATACGGACCAACTTTTTCCACGAACACAGACGAATGGTTCAAGACTCATCCAGAAGATCATTTCGCAGATTACTCACCATTATCCCTTAAAAAAGTGTTTCAATACTTTGAGGCTAAAGTTTTATTTTGTGAGCCCATGTCCTTTCATGTTTCTCGAGATAGAGGAATTAGAGGCAGGTTTCCATTTAAACTTTTTTACAATTCTCTCGCCAAACTCACTTCCTACGGGGATACAATCCAAATACTTGCAAAAAGAAGATAA
- a CDS encoding RidA family protein, whose translation MSIEEKLKSLGLELPPIPKAIASYIPANGAGNLVFTSGQLPMKEGKLLYTGRTGAEVSLEQAKEAMKQSCLNALAAIKGYIGDLDKIGRVVKIGAFVSSDNAFFEQHLVANAASDLLMELFGEAGKHARFAIGVNALPLNACVELELTVEVK comes from the coding sequence ATGTCTATCGAAGAAAAACTAAAATCTCTCGGATTGGAACTCCCACCAATTCCAAAGGCAATCGCTTCCTATATTCCAGCCAACGGAGCCGGAAATTTGGTTTTTACCTCCGGTCAATTACCAATGAAAGAAGGAAAGCTTCTTTACACAGGACGAACAGGCGCAGAGGTCAGTCTCGAACAAGCAAAAGAGGCGATGAAACAATCCTGTCTAAATGCACTTGCAGCAATCAAAGGCTATATTGGCGACTTGGACAAAATAGGACGGGTTGTAAAAATAGGAGCCTTCGTGTCGTCGGATAACGCATTTTTCGAGCAACACCTAGTGGCAAATGCGGCGAGTGATTTACTGATGGAGCTATTTGGCGAAGCTGGAAAACATGCTAGATTTGCGATAGGCGTAAACGCTCTTCCTTTAAATGCCTGCGTGGAATTAGAGTTAACAGTCGAAGTAAAATGA
- a CDS encoding DEAD/DEAH box helicase, with translation MKFDELNIHESMLRVFQEIGYVELTPIQEKSIPFGLEGRDITGLAQTGTGKTLAFLIPIVNKILNENPVGPVALILAPTRELVMQICEEAKRLLKYSDKKVASFIGGTDYKEQLQDIEDKTEIIVATPGRLIDHIKSGKLSLSNISFFVLDEADRMFDMGFIKDIRYVMKKCPDTKQVMLFSATLSYYVIRLASEYLKDAVEVSIESDKVVTDNIDQKLIHLGRDEKLPYLVNLILKDSEEGLGIIFTNLKVMVPEIVSRLSRFGIPATGISSLLDQKKRVRLLKDFKFGKYKYMVATDVASRGIDVDNIKVVYNYDLPMDTENYVHRIGRTARAGKKGRSVSFCSERDYAELEKIEKFLGDKLSTIQVEEEFLKFPEGEFTPFIGEKLREGTASNQNKPNRNSNNKGKGNFPPKRKDDRFKDEKAREPREARNDKGREDKFKKDKFNKGKQGNFKKEPINPLEEAKLYLQKADSVLGSEKLKPAQVHPSKKETHAHHKDKVSKVKPNKPYEPKTQTYDKSKRNLFDINEANHNNVKKPVSIWKRIKSLFRR, from the coding sequence ATGAAATTTGATGAATTAAACATCCACGAAAGTATGCTACGAGTCTTCCAAGAGATCGGCTACGTAGAATTAACCCCAATTCAAGAAAAATCCATTCCATTCGGATTAGAAGGAAGAGATATTACAGGACTTGCGCAAACAGGAACCGGAAAGACATTAGCTTTCTTAATTCCTATTGTAAATAAAATCCTAAACGAAAATCCGGTCGGTCCTGTTGCTTTGATTCTTGCTCCTACCCGCGAGCTTGTAATGCAAATCTGCGAAGAAGCAAAGAGACTCTTAAAATACTCAGACAAAAAAGTAGCAAGCTTTATCGGCGGCACTGATTATAAAGAACAATTGCAGGACATTGAAGATAAAACTGAAATCATCGTTGCAACACCCGGTCGTTTGATTGACCATATCAAGTCCGGTAAACTTTCTCTTTCCAATATCAGCTTCTTTGTTTTGGATGAAGCAGATAGAATGTTTGACATGGGGTTTATCAAAGATATCCGCTATGTCATGAAAAAATGTCCTGACACGAAACAGGTAATGTTGTTTTCTGCTACTTTGTCTTATTATGTGATTCGTCTTGCATCTGAATACTTAAAAGATGCCGTAGAAGTTTCGATTGAATCCGACAAGGTTGTCACTGATAATATCGATCAAAAGCTAATTCATTTAGGTAGAGATGAAAAGCTTCCCTACCTTGTGAACTTGATTTTAAAAGACTCAGAAGAAGGACTTGGAATTATTTTTACAAACTTGAAAGTAATGGTTCCCGAAATAGTCAGTCGGCTTTCTAGATTTGGAATTCCTGCTACTGGAATTTCTTCTCTTCTAGACCAAAAGAAAAGAGTCCGACTCTTAAAAGACTTTAAGTTCGGAAAATATAAATACATGGTTGCGACTGACGTTGCTTCTCGTGGAATTGACGTAGATAATATCAAGGTTGTGTATAACTACGATTTGCCGATGGACACAGAAAACTATGTTCACCGAATCGGAAGAACTGCGCGGGCAGGAAAAAAAGGAAGGTCTGTTAGCTTTTGTTCCGAAAGAGATTATGCAGAGTTAGAAAAAATAGAAAAATTTTTAGGAGATAAGTTGAGCACCATTCAAGTAGAAGAAGAATTCTTGAAATTTCCAGAAGGAGAGTTTACTCCATTCATCGGGGAAAAATTACGAGAAGGCACAGCGTCTAATCAAAATAAACCGAATCGCAATTCTAATAACAAAGGCAAAGGGAATTTTCCTCCTAAGCGTAAGGATGATAGGTTCAAAGATGAAAAAGCTAGAGAGCCAAGAGAGGCGAGAAATGACAAAGGTAGAGAGGATAAATTCAAGAAAGATAAGTTTAATAAAGGTAAGCAAGGAAATTTCAAAAAAGAACCTATAAATCCACTAGAAGAAGCAAAGCTTTATTTACAAAAAGCCGATTCTGTATTAGGATCCGAAAAATTAAAACCAGCGCAAGTGCATCCTTCTAAAAAGGAAACTCATGCGCACCATAAAGATAAAGTTTCTAAAGTAAAACCAAATAAACCGTATGAGCCTAAAACACAAACTTATGATAAATCGAAACGAAATCTATTTGATATCAATGAAGCAAATCACAACAACGTGAAGAAACCGGTATCAATTTGGAAAAGAATAAAATCACTCTTTCGTCGATAA
- a CDS encoding N-acetylmuramoyl-L-alanine amidase yields the protein MEKNKITLSSIIFLLFFFGIVSLKADTISLERGYVKFEELKKRLPGLQFKLDKVILVGEIRFKKSNEFKFRVDSAYYIHRNNIESLTKPILYIGRDLYLPREMVEAIFIYLIDTEVSYKFTDDTLTLNLYQKVIVQPEEIGLRHLIIDAGHGGKDPGATAVNGEYEKNYTLKIAKMVKRYIKKKFPNLKIKFTRKKDVYVPLEDRAKIANKKLRTSRDTIFISLHCNSTPTPEKSPHGYEVYYLAQSGPIETTRETSILTNQLIDARRDPKVQYIQSGMLSSVIQRRSILLAKAIDTKLKESLDSKIASRGVKKNNYQVLRGSMMPAVLIELGFISHPQDVKMLEEKTVQLKLAEGIAEGIKNYVMAKN from the coding sequence TTGGAAAAGAATAAAATCACTCTTTCGTCGATAATCTTCCTACTTTTTTTCTTTGGAATCGTATCTTTAAAAGCGGATACGATTTCTTTAGAAAGAGGGTATGTTAAATTCGAAGAATTAAAAAAAAGACTACCGGGTTTGCAATTCAAACTAGACAAAGTGATTTTAGTCGGTGAGATTCGTTTTAAGAAAAGCAATGAATTTAAGTTTCGAGTAGATTCAGCTTACTACATTCATAGAAATAATATCGAGAGTCTAACAAAGCCTATCCTCTACATTGGACGGGATTTATATTTACCAAGGGAAATGGTTGAGGCAATCTTCATTTATCTAATTGACACAGAGGTTTCTTATAAATTTACAGATGATACTTTGACTTTAAATTTATATCAAAAAGTGATTGTTCAACCAGAAGAGATTGGACTTCGTCATTTAATCATTGATGCAGGACATGGGGGAAAAGATCCGGGAGCAACAGCGGTTAATGGCGAATACGAAAAGAATTATACTCTTAAAATTGCCAAAATGGTGAAGAGATACATCAAGAAGAAATTTCCAAATCTAAAAATTAAGTTCACTCGAAAGAAAGATGTCTATGTGCCTTTAGAAGATAGAGCTAAGATTGCAAATAAAAAATTACGAACGAGTAGGGATACAATATTCATTAGCCTCCACTGCAATTCTACTCCGACTCCCGAAAAGAGTCCTCATGGTTATGAAGTATACTATCTAGCGCAAAGTGGTCCGATTGAGACTACTCGCGAGACATCGATTCTTACAAATCAATTAATCGATGCAAGGCGAGACCCGAAAGTGCAATACATTCAAAGTGGAATGCTTTCCTCTGTGATTCAGCGCAGGAGCATTCTCTTAGCGAAAGCAATTGATACAAAGCTCAAAGAGTCACTCGATTCTAAAATTGCAAGTAGAGGCGTGAAAAAAAATAACTACCAGGTTTTACGGGGAAGTATGATGCCAGCTGTGTTGATTGAACTTGGGTTTATCAGTCATCCACAAGATGTAAAAATGCTCGAAGAAAAAACTGTTCAATTAAAATTGGCAGAGGGAATCGCAGAAGGAATTAAAAACTATGTTATGGCAAAAAATTAA
- a CDS encoding MgtC/SapB family protein, translated as MVFVTTIDVLDIITKLFLAALFGGLIGFERKNHKKPAGLRTNMLICIGSALVMILSQHLSYSVPESDLLTGKVTQRIVGDPARLAAQVISGIGFLGAGAILHSRTNGAVLGLTTAATIWTNAAIGLAVGAGFYILGGISTAFVLFTLYVVRMIETRTNATHPKPRTLLIILKNVKKIAQLKKEIYRKGIFIDSESIKKRMDEVEYRAEINISPLMEEALLNHLSEDDNILSFNITSVQ; from the coding sequence ATTGTTTTTGTGACTACCATAGATGTTTTAGATATAATAACCAAACTATTTCTCGCTGCCTTATTCGGAGGACTGATAGGCTTCGAACGGAAAAACCATAAAAAACCCGCAGGACTCAGAACCAATATGCTGATTTGTATTGGTTCTGCACTTGTTATGATTCTTTCTCAACATCTTTCTTATTCTGTTCCCGAATCAGATTTGCTGACCGGCAAGGTGACACAGCGAATAGTTGGGGATCCAGCCAGACTTGCCGCTCAAGTTATCAGTGGAATTGGCTTCTTAGGTGCAGGGGCAATTTTACATAGTCGAACGAATGGAGCAGTCCTAGGACTTACGACGGCTGCCACCATTTGGACTAATGCTGCCATTGGACTTGCGGTCGGTGCAGGGTTTTATATACTTGGGGGAATCAGCACTGCTTTTGTTCTTTTCACACTTTATGTCGTTCGAATGATTGAGACGAGAACGAATGCCACACATCCAAAACCTAGAACGCTACTAATTATCCTTAAAAATGTCAAAAAAATTGCTCAGTTGAAAAAGGAAATTTACAGAAAGGGTATCTTTATTGATTCTGAATCAATTAAAAAAAGAATGGATGAAGTCGAATATCGAGCAGAGATAAATATCTCCCCTTTGATGGAAGAGGCTCTACTCAATCATTTAAGCGAAGACGACAATATACTATCTTTTAATATTACAAGCGTACAATAA
- a CDS encoding serine hydroxymethyltransferase, whose protein sequence is MYLEKQDPDVFAALKHEDKRQEESLEMIASENFVSQAVLEAYHSTLTNKYAEGYPGKRYYNGCENADRVEELAIERAKKMFNAEYVNVQPHSGAQANMAVFLAALSAGDTFMGMNLAHGGHLTHGSAVNFSGRNYHVVPYGVTKDTNRIDYDEVNRLAKEHKPKLIVVGASAYPREIDFAKFAEIAKSVGAKIMADIAHISGLVVTGHHPTPVGVCDYVTTTTHKTLRGPRGGLIISSSEHEKILNSRVFPGVQGGPLMHVIAAKAVAFGEALKPEFKTYIQNVVDNARILAEVFVKRGFRVISGGTDNHLMLVDVSVKGLTGLDAANELDKVGVTVNKNGIPFDEKPPAVTSGIRLGSPALTTRGLGKTEFEKVGHLICDLLENMTDDKKKKEVKAGVAEITKQFPMDKFRL, encoded by the coding sequence ATGTATTTAGAAAAACAAGACCCAGATGTATTTGCGGCACTCAAACACGAAGACAAGAGGCAAGAAGAATCTCTTGAAATGATCGCTTCCGAAAACTTTGTATCCCAAGCAGTTCTAGAAGCCTACCATTCAACACTTACAAATAAATACGCAGAAGGCTATCCGGGAAAAAGATATTATAACGGTTGTGAAAATGCAGACCGAGTAGAAGAGCTAGCAATCGAGCGAGCAAAGAAAATGTTTAATGCAGAGTATGTCAATGTACAACCACATTCCGGCGCTCAAGCTAATATGGCAGTATTTCTTGCTGCATTAAGTGCAGGCGATACATTTATGGGAATGAATTTAGCCCATGGCGGTCACCTAACGCATGGTTCCGCAGTCAATTTTAGTGGAAGAAATTACCATGTAGTTCCTTACGGAGTTACCAAAGATACAAACAGAATTGATTATGATGAAGTAAATCGTCTTGCTAAAGAGCATAAACCAAAACTTATAGTAGTGGGTGCTTCTGCGTATCCGCGCGAAATAGATTTTGCAAAATTTGCAGAAATCGCAAAATCAGTCGGAGCAAAGATCATGGCGGATATCGCACATATCTCTGGTCTTGTGGTTACTGGTCATCATCCTACACCGGTAGGAGTTTGTGATTATGTAACGACTACTACTCATAAGACGCTCAGAGGACCACGCGGTGGATTAATCATATCCTCTAGCGAGCACGAAAAGATTTTAAATTCTCGTGTATTTCCAGGAGTGCAGGGTGGACCTTTAATGCATGTGATTGCTGCAAAGGCAGTAGCATTTGGAGAAGCATTAAAACCAGAATTCAAAACTTATATCCAAAACGTAGTGGATAATGCGCGTATACTCGCAGAAGTATTTGTGAAGAGAGGCTTTAGAGTCATCAGTGGTGGAACGGATAATCATCTTATGCTTGTGGATGTTTCCGTAAAAGGATTAACCGGACTAGATGCAGCGAATGAGCTAGACAAAGTAGGAGTCACAGTAAACAAAAATGGAATTCCATTTGATGAAAAACCTCCAGCGGTTACTTCCGGTATCCGCTTAGGTTCACCTGCTCTTACAACACGCGGACTAGGTAAAACCGAATTCGAAAAAGTGGGACATCTCATCTGTGATTTACTCGAAAACATGACAGACGACAAAAAGAAGAAAGAAGTAAAAGCAGGCGTTGCCGAAATCACAAAACAATTCCCAATGGACAAATTCCGCTTGTGA
- a CDS encoding rhomboid family intramembrane serine protease: MRLGPTWTPAVKFLIISNTVIFLLQAFTDHFFNAKILEGIFALNPNMVNHFYIFQLISYSFLHGGFWHILFNMLNLWFFGCEIEALWGKKNFYILYFFSAFMGGFVTWLVHNLGINQHSVVGASGGVLGVMVVFALLWPNREVLFWGIFPIKMKFLIPLLMVMMMFNGDTHIAHMAHLGGLIGGVIFFFAKTKYKYDFNFSISRYLQKQKMKRYQEEMYRRQNAKETVDELLDKISKKGMKSLSRKEKQFLKDASTKYYAE; encoded by the coding sequence ATGAGGTTGGGACCTACTTGGACACCAGCCGTCAAATTTCTTATCATCAGCAACACTGTAATTTTTTTATTGCAGGCTTTTACCGACCATTTCTTCAATGCAAAAATCTTGGAAGGTATATTTGCACTGAATCCAAATATGGTCAACCATTTCTACATCTTTCAGTTAATTTCTTACAGTTTTTTGCACGGAGGCTTTTGGCATATTCTCTTTAACATGCTAAATCTCTGGTTCTTTGGCTGTGAAATTGAAGCGCTCTGGGGAAAAAAGAACTTTTATATTCTCTATTTTTTTTCCGCTTTTATGGGTGGGTTCGTAACTTGGCTCGTTCATAATCTGGGAATTAATCAGCATAGCGTAGTCGGAGCTTCAGGAGGAGTATTAGGAGTCATGGTAGTTTTTGCACTTCTATGGCCTAATCGTGAAGTTTTATTTTGGGGAATTTTTCCTATCAAAATGAAATTTCTTATCCCCTTATTAATGGTTATGATGATGTTCAATGGTGATACGCATATTGCTCATATGGCGCATCTCGGTGGGCTTATCGGGGGAGTAATCTTTTTCTTTGCAAAGACAAAATACAAATATGATTTTAATTTTTCCATTAGCCGCTATTTGCAAAAACAAAAAATGAAACGATATCAGGAAGAAATGTATCGAAGACAAAATGCTAAGGAAACAGTGGATGAACTCTTAGATAAAATTTCAAAGAAAGGAATGAAATCACTTTCTAGAAAAGAAAAACAATTCCTAAAAGATGCGTCTACTAAATACTACGCCGAGTGA
- a CDS encoding lipoate--protein ligase family protein, whose product MNSFFFFDQLSRYSPYFNLALEEAIAINLLDFGYSGALRFWTNHNTVVLGISDSVAKNIPSETIDSFKERFPSLQKTRKFQEDSLYITRRASGGGTVFHDEAFNLNYSLFASTKEKKELYPVKDSYVILLGLLTKALARQGISADSAGKSDIAVESAGVLKKISGNAQFRKRDCIVQHGTMILDTKIIDRVLQNLSHPPEEPEYRKNRKHSDFLTSLPRDFSISQFKLDLHKIFLEYLENNFTPSDSKVDGVSDRKFLRQVFRDAKRLMSEKYANIEFIFSKP is encoded by the coding sequence GTGAATTCATTTTTTTTCTTTGACCAGCTATCACGCTATAGCCCCTATTTCAATCTAGCATTGGAAGAGGCTATTGCGATTAACTTACTTGACTTTGGTTACAGCGGAGCGCTTCGATTCTGGACAAATCACAATACAGTCGTGCTTGGAATTTCAGATAGTGTAGCGAAAAATATTCCTTCAGAAACGATTGATTCTTTTAAGGAAAGATTTCCAAGTCTACAAAAGACTAGAAAGTTTCAGGAAGACTCTCTCTACATCACAAGACGTGCTTCCGGTGGAGGAACAGTCTTTCATGATGAAGCGTTTAATCTTAATTATTCGCTTTTCGCATCAACCAAAGAAAAAAAAGAATTATACCCCGTGAAAGATTCTTATGTGATCTTACTTGGACTTCTCACAAAAGCACTTGCCCGACAAGGCATAAGCGCTGACTCAGCCGGCAAATCAGATATAGCCGTTGAAAGTGCTGGAGTTCTGAAAAAGATTTCGGGCAATGCTCAGTTTCGAAAGAGAGACTGCATTGTGCAGCATGGAACAATGATTTTGGATACAAAGATAATCGATCGTGTGTTGCAAAATCTATCCCATCCACCGGAAGAACCTGAATACAGAAAGAACCGAAAGCATTCTGATTTTTTAACTTCTCTTCCGAGGGACTTTTCCATATCCCAATTTAAGCTAGACTTGCATAAAATTTTTCTGGAGTATTTGGAAAATAATTTTACCCCGAGCGATAGTAAGGTGGATGGAGTAAGCGATAGAAAGTTTTTACGACAGGTTTTTAGAGATGCAAAAAGGCTTATGTCAGAAAAATATGCAAATATAGAATTTATTTTTAGTAAACCTTGA
- a CDS encoding serine/threonine-protein phosphatase has protein sequence MFKNIYLKLTLRLETFTHVVPLPFAIYFSVVTGSGSYLSKDEMVVVAMAGSINATALIIMGCVWRWFYLKKLLREIKSMYTDTSISEEQKVQLKLKLLKYPFLEARIIVLRWLAGIIGSHLFVFLVAGPRPGLHLTAPFLFFMITPISYVAYYFISENIIHIIFKLRKVKQIEIGIEQIPQFNSFQRIILSMVAITIMPIIVLGYMLYGLKTGLVKLEDPGLHLTIMSLLFPVPVIIVGYVVAKTFRNGIMGINDHLNQLGKGNFSIVSMPMSSDDFGLQAYNLNEIIKQLNSLYREISDLNVNLEYKVELRTEQLNSSLQKVETLKVQQDGDYYLTSLLLRPLGRNLAMSKNFDFSFFVKQKKTFEFRNRENEIGGDICVTHTIQLQGETFHVVLNGDAMGKSIQGAGGSLILGSVFQSIIERTLLSPSLSEQSPEIWLKNAFIEMHKIFESFDGSMLVSIVIGLIDDSNGFIYYINAEHPPSILYRDGKAQYIEEESFFRKLGTLQINTGIFIQTFQMLQGDTLLIGSDGRDDIRMMDEASIANINSNPKRILQIVEGENCDLPQIYKTLQTYGEITDDLSFLKIYFHKKDSKSKEIHPDLIPILDKVDKHLQEKEQEEAINFLISQTNEYPDDHELLKQLSILFARIDKYKLAVEKGLRYIEFAPSDTVFFYRLASYCKMANDFSTGIEIAERLRLREPQNLNNLLNLVDLYSLSQNHKRAEELLQYYLKLDPSNPTALDLRDAIKKENRSK, from the coding sequence ATGTTTAAAAATATTTATTTAAAACTAACACTGCGGCTTGAAACGTTTACTCACGTTGTGCCTCTACCATTTGCCATTTATTTTTCTGTAGTAACTGGCTCTGGTTCTTATCTTTCTAAAGATGAGATGGTAGTTGTTGCCATGGCAGGCTCGATCAATGCAACCGCCCTTATCATAATGGGTTGTGTTTGGAGATGGTTTTATTTAAAGAAACTTCTTCGAGAAATTAAATCTATGTATACCGATACTTCCATTTCGGAAGAGCAAAAAGTGCAACTCAAATTGAAGCTTTTAAAATATCCGTTTCTCGAAGCGCGGATAATCGTTCTTCGCTGGTTAGCAGGAATCATTGGCTCTCATCTATTTGTATTTCTAGTAGCAGGTCCTAGACCGGGACTTCATCTAACTGCGCCCTTTCTATTTTTTATGATTACTCCTATTTCTTATGTAGCCTATTATTTTATCAGTGAGAACATAATACATATTATCTTCAAGTTAAGAAAAGTAAAACAAATCGAAATTGGAATAGAGCAAATTCCACAATTCAACTCTTTTCAAAGAATTATTCTTTCGATGGTGGCTATTACGATTATGCCAATCATTGTGCTCGGCTACATGCTTTACGGACTCAAGACCGGACTTGTAAAATTAGAAGATCCAGGTCTACACTTAACAATTATGAGTTTATTATTTCCTGTTCCTGTTATTATCGTTGGCTACGTTGTAGCAAAAACATTTCGAAACGGGATCATGGGAATTAACGATCACTTGAATCAACTGGGCAAAGGAAATTTCTCTATCGTAAGTATGCCTATGTCGTCTGACGACTTTGGATTACAGGCATACAACCTAAATGAAATTATCAAACAACTAAACTCACTCTACCGTGAAATTTCTGATCTAAATGTAAACCTAGAATACAAAGTGGAACTTCGCACCGAGCAGTTAAATTCTTCTCTTCAAAAAGTAGAAACACTAAAAGTCCAGCAAGATGGAGACTATTATTTAACAAGTCTATTGCTTCGACCACTCGGACGAAATTTAGCAATGAGTAAAAACTTTGATTTCTCTTTTTTCGTGAAACAGAAAAAGACATTTGAGTTTAGAAACAGAGAAAATGAAATCGGTGGGGATATCTGTGTTACCCACACAATCCAATTACAAGGCGAAACATTTCATGTAGTTTTAAATGGAGATGCAATGGGCAAGTCGATTCAGGGAGCTGGTGGTTCCTTAATATTAGGCTCTGTGTTTCAATCTATCATCGAAAGAACGTTGTTATCCCCTAGCCTCTCCGAGCAGTCTCCTGAAATTTGGCTCAAGAACGCATTCATCGAAATGCACAAAATCTTCGAAAGTTTCGATGGCTCAATGCTAGTATCTATTGTAATTGGGCTCATAGATGACTCCAATGGATTCATCTATTATATAAATGCAGAGCATCCACCTAGCATTCTGTATCGAGATGGAAAGGCTCAATATATCGAGGAAGAATCTTTCTTTCGAAAACTAGGAACTCTTCAAATCAATACAGGTATTTTTATTCAAACCTTTCAAATGTTACAAGGGGATACGCTTCTAATTGGCTCCGATGGAAGAGATGATATTAGAATGATGGATGAGGCAAGCATTGCAAACATTAACTCCAACCCTAAACGAATCTTGCAAATTGTAGAAGGGGAAAACTGTGATTTACCGCAAATCTATAAGACTCTTCAAACTTACGGAGAGATTACAGATGATTTATCTTTTCTAAAAATTTATTTCCACAAAAAAGATTCAAAGTCAAAAGAAATTCATCCTGATCTGATTCCAATTCTAGACAAAGTAGACAAACACTTGCAAGAAAAAGAACAGGAAGAAGCAATAAATTTTCTTATTTCCCAAACAAATGAATATCCAGATGACCATGAGTTATTAAAACAATTATCCATTCTATTTGCAAGAATCGACAAATATAAATTAGCCGTAGAGAAGGGACTCAGATATATCGAATTCGCTCCATCTGATACAGTCTTTTTCTATCGACTAGCCAGTTATTGTAAAATGGCAAATGACTTTTCCACTGGAATCGAAATTGCCGAGCGCCTTCGCTTACGAGAACCACAAAATCTAAACAACTTACTTAACTTAGTAGATTTATATTCTTTAAGTCAAAATCACAAGCGCGCAGAAGAACTATTACAATATTATCTAAAACTAGACCCATCAAATCCAACAGCTTTAGACTTAAGGGATGCAATTAAAAAAGAAAATCGTAGTAAATAG